One Siniperca chuatsi isolate FFG_IHB_CAS linkage group LG3, ASM2008510v1, whole genome shotgun sequence genomic region harbors:
- the tmx2b gene encoding thioredoxin-related transmembrane protein 2-B isoform X3: protein MFLSAIVMMKNRRAITVEQHVGNIILFSKVANVILFFRLDIRMGLLYLTLCIVFLMTCKPPLYMGPEYIKYFSDKTIEEELDRDSCVTWIVEFFANWSPECQSFASVYADLSLKYNCAGLKFGKVDIGRYGEVSKKYKVSASPLSKQLPSLVLFQGGKELMRRPQVDKKGRAVSWSFTEENIIREFNLNELYQKSKKLNKTKGDKINQSQFPPVPEEEEPEQQGADAQGAQSESKKDK, encoded by the exons ATGTTCCTCAGTGCCATCGTCATGATGAAGAACAGACGAGCGA TAACGGTGGAGCAGCATGTGGGCAACATCATCCTGTTCAGCAAAGTGGCCAACGTTATCCTGTTCTTCAGACTGGACATCAGGATGGGACTGCTCTACCTGACGCTCTGCATAG tgtttttgatgACCTGTAAGCCTCCTCTTTACATGGGACCAGAGTACATCAAATACTTCAGCGACAAAACCATTGAA GAAGAGCTGGACAGAGACAGTTGTGTGACGTGGATCGTTGAATTCTTCGCCAACTGGTCTCCAGAGTGCCAGTCCTTCGCTTCCGTTTATGCTGATCTCTCTCTCAA GTATAACTGTGCTGGCCTCAAGTTTGGCAAAGTGGACATTGGACGTTATGGAGAGGTTTCCAAGAA GTACAAGGTGTCTGCGTCTCCGCTGTCCAAACAGCTTCCCTCCTTGGTGTTGTTTCAGGGAGGGAAGGAGCTGATGCGGCGCCCCCAGGTGGACAAGAAGGGTAGAGCCGTATCCTGGAGCTTCACCGAG GAGAACATCATCCGAGAGTTCAACCTGAACGAACTCTACCAGAAATCCAAGAAGCTCAACAAGACCAAAGGAGACAAGATCAACCAATCCCAGTTCCCACCGGTCCCCGAGGAGGAGGAGCCAGAGCAGCAAGGAGCCGACGCCCAGGGGGCGCAGTCTGAATCCAAGAAGGACAAATAA
- the tmx2b gene encoding thioredoxin-related transmembrane protein 2-B isoform X2 — MHTAATPKREVEILMFLSAIVMMKNRRAITVEQHVGNIILFSKVANVILFFRLDIRMGLLYLTLCIVFLMTCKPPLYMGPEYIKYFSDKTIEEELDRDSCVTWIVEFFANWSPECQSFASVYADLSLKYNCAGLKFGKVDIGRYGEVSKKYKVSASPLSKQLPSLVLFQGGKELMRRPQVDKKGRAVSWSFTEENIIREFNLNELYQKSKKLNKTKGDKINQSQFPPVPEEEEPEQQGADAQGAQSESKKDK, encoded by the exons ATGCACACTGCTGCAACTCCAAAG agagaggtggagatcCTCATGTTCCTCAGTGCCATCGTCATGATGAAGAACAGACGAGCGA TAACGGTGGAGCAGCATGTGGGCAACATCATCCTGTTCAGCAAAGTGGCCAACGTTATCCTGTTCTTCAGACTGGACATCAGGATGGGACTGCTCTACCTGACGCTCTGCATAG tgtttttgatgACCTGTAAGCCTCCTCTTTACATGGGACCAGAGTACATCAAATACTTCAGCGACAAAACCATTGAA GAAGAGCTGGACAGAGACAGTTGTGTGACGTGGATCGTTGAATTCTTCGCCAACTGGTCTCCAGAGTGCCAGTCCTTCGCTTCCGTTTATGCTGATCTCTCTCTCAA GTATAACTGTGCTGGCCTCAAGTTTGGCAAAGTGGACATTGGACGTTATGGAGAGGTTTCCAAGAA GTACAAGGTGTCTGCGTCTCCGCTGTCCAAACAGCTTCCCTCCTTGGTGTTGTTTCAGGGAGGGAAGGAGCTGATGCGGCGCCCCCAGGTGGACAAGAAGGGTAGAGCCGTATCCTGGAGCTTCACCGAG GAGAACATCATCCGAGAGTTCAACCTGAACGAACTCTACCAGAAATCCAAGAAGCTCAACAAGACCAAAGGAGACAAGATCAACCAATCCCAGTTCCCACCGGTCCCCGAGGAGGAGGAGCCAGAGCAGCAAGGAGCCGACGCCCAGGGGGCGCAGTCTGAATCCAAGAAGGACAAATAA